TATATAGAATGTGCACTTATTTATTCTTTATTCTCATCCGCTTCTTTTTTGTCTGCATCTGCATGCGGCTTCTTCCCCAATCCGGTTTTTTCCTCCTCGATGAGATCCATCTTTTCATTATGTTTTTTTATTGCTTTAATGACTAAACAGATAATTAAGATAAGAATTCCGGCAACTACCCAGTAGGGAATGGCTCCCAGAAACCACAGAGTAAAAGAATATATACCTTTTTGTATACTGTACATGTTTCTGGACAAACGTTCCTTCAACTGACCGCCAAAGGATTCCGAAACCTGTATTTCCCTCTCCACCTCGCTGATATTCAAGGTTATCGTACTGTATTGTATTTCGTTATCATAAGTGCGGATCTGTGATTCATAACTTTCCAACTGATACCGGACCTCCGTCAGTCGGTTTTGAATCGCTATAATAGACTCCAGGTTTTCGGCCTTTTCCAACATAGCAATCAGAGTTTCCTGCTCAGCCTTCAGCGCCGTAATGTGGCTTTCAGTATCCACGTAATTCAAGGTCACATCCTGAACCTGTTCGGAAAAATGGGTTATTGTTACCCGTTTACCAATAG
The window above is part of the Novisyntrophococcus fermenticellae genome. Proteins encoded here:
- a CDS encoding DUF4349 domain-containing protein is translated as MKIYRIAAVMLTLLLAVLPGCGNSGSNKMDSYARTEVATAPGEAKNADTAGQAAESTADAGSGSDSVGQVTDPNRKLIKTQDYSVETKEFDKFLDELNELVNTSKGYVEQSDVQGSTDSDSGNRYANYTLRIPVDNLADFKASIGKRVTITHFSEQVQDVTLNYVDTESHITALKAEQETLIAMLEKAENLESIIAIQNRLTEVRYQLESYESQIRTYDNEIQYSTITLNISEVEREIQVSESFGGQLKERLSRNMYSIQKGIYSFTLWFLGAIPYWVVAGILILIICLVIKAIKKHNEKMDLIEEEKTGLGKKPHADADKKEADENKE